A region from the Onychomys torridus chromosome 22, mOncTor1.1, whole genome shotgun sequence genome encodes:
- the LOC118572616 gene encoding vomeronasal type-2 receptor 116-like codes for MIIQLVLCGIWLSTSALIIDTDVHVLTMTTPSVYATRAQLLLSTWSVGVTFLLFYHSTNRKVMVGLSSAMIHRRAGSVLCTLVLVCTLEASQCSLKNKWNRFSDGNVVIAAFVPLFNCFFKKKMIDFNIKKSDTMQFKLKNYQCSLAFIFAIEEINRNPHLLPNTSLGFDLYYVNQYEWDFHREAFLWLTGMGINIPNYTCRRENKAAALLTGASQETSTHIGRLLSLYKYPQLSFGPFDTILSDRGQFSSLYQTASKDTSLSLGIVSLMLHFSWTWVGLFLMDNHKGIQILSYFMKEFQRNNICVAFVKMMSKSLIYFEHAQKETSELLLISSANVVIIYDDTEFVSGMMLYAMYFLNTWKVLVMNSQLYVGTIIEFLIYNSFHGTLFFGNRHHEISLFRKFIHTYTPSKYPEDHCLNILWNTFFNCSLSLPDCKISGHCLANASLELFPSNLWKMEMTEEAYNIYNSVYAVAHSLHEMTVKQVQIQPHRNGEWNAHPWELLPFLKQISFINSAGHHVVLDSQMKSEEKYDILNVWNFPSGLRQNMKVGTFSPKAPQSQQLLLSDHMIQWATGFTEIPRSVCSESCVPGFRKSPQEGKAACCYDCIPCPDNEISNETDVDNCVKCPDRHYANTQQNHCIKKAVTFLSYEDPLGIALSCMALGCSLLTVGVLLIFVKHHHTPIVKANNQALTYVLLISLIFSFLCPLLFFGHPNTVTCVLQQSTFAVLFTVALSTIFTKTLTVVLAFKVTVPGRMVRWLMISRAPNFIIPICTLLQLVLCGVWLSTSPPFIDSDAHSEHGYIIIVCNKGSTVAFHCVLGYLCLLALGSYTMAYLSMNLPDTFNEAKFLTFSMLMFFSVWITFLPVYHSTKRKVMVAMEIFAILASSAGLLGCIFAPKCYIILLRPDRNSLHCIKNNAHSKRRFQPIA; via the exons ACTCTTGTGCTGGTGTGCACTTTAGAAGCTTCTCAGTGCtctttgaaaaacaaatggaATCGATTCAGTGATGGAAATGTGGTGATTGCTGCATTTGTTCctctttttaattgctttttcaagaaaaaaatgattgatTTTAACATTAAGAAAAGTGACACCATGCA GTTCAAGTTGAAGAACTACCAGTGTTCTTTGGCCTTCATATTTGCCATTGAGGAGATCAACAGGAACCCTCATCTTTTACCCAACACATCTCTAGGATTTGATCTCTATTATGTTAATCAATATGAATGGGATTTTCACAGGGAAGCTTTTCTTTGGCTCACAGGAATGGGAATCAACATTCCCAATTACACATGTAGAAGGGAGAACAAAGCTGCTGCTCTACTTACAGGAGCATCACAAGAAACATCTACCCATATTGGGAGACTTCTAAGTCTCTACAAATATCCACAG CTTAGTTTTGGGCCATTTGACACCATCTTGAGTGACAGAGGCCAGTTTTCTTCTCTCTACCAGACAGCTTCAAAGGACACATCTCTGTCACTTGGCATTGTCTCTTTGATGCTTCATTTCAGCTGGACCTGGGTGGGGTTGTTCCTCATGGATAACCATAAAGGAATTCAGATTCTATCATATTTTATGAAAGAGTTTCAAAGGAATAatatctgtgtagcttttgtgaaAATGATGTCAAAAAGCTTGATTTACTTTGAACATGCACAGAAAGAAACTTCTGAGTTGCTCTTGATATCATCTGCAAATGTGGTTATCATTTATGATGATACGGAATTTGTATCTGGTATGATGCTATATGCAATGTATTTCTTAAATACGTGGAAAGTCTTGGTCATGAATTCACAATTGTATGTTGGTACCATTATAGAATTTCTGATTTATAATTCATTTCATGGGACTCTTTTTTTTGGAAACCGTCATCATGAgatttctctttttagaaaattTATCCATACATACACTCCTTCTAAATACCCAGAAGACCATTGTCTTAATATTTTGTGGAATACTTTCTTTAATTGCTCTTTATCTTTACCTGACTGTAAAATATCAGGTCATTGTCTAGCCAATGCTTCTTTGGAACTATTTCCTTCAAATCTGTGGAAAATGGAAATGACTGAAGAGGCTTACAACATATATAATTCTGTGTATGCCGTGGCTCACAGTCTCCATGAGATGACTGTCAAACAAGTACAAATTCAGCCTCATAGGAATGGAGAGTGGAATGCCCACCCCTGGGAG CTTCTCCCTTTTCTCAAGCAAATCAGTTTCATAAATAGTGCTGGACACCATGTGGTTTTGGATTCACAAATGAAATCTGAGGAAAAGTATGATATTCTCAATGTCTGGAATTTTCCAAGTGGTCTCAGACAAAATATGAAAGTTGGAACATTTTCTCCAAAAGCTCCACAGAGTCAACAACTGCTTCTGTCTGATCATATGATACAGTGGGCCACAGGATTTACAGAG ATTCCTCGCTCTGTGTGCAGTGAGAgctgtgttcctggattcagaaAATCCCCCCAGGAGGGCAAAGCTGCCTGTTGCTATGATTGTATACCTTGTCCAGACaatgagatttccaatgagacag ATGTAGATAATTGTGTGAAGTGTCCTGATAGACACTATGCAAACACACAACAGAACCACTGCATCAAGAAAGCTGTGACATTTCTGTCCTATGAAGACCCCTTGGGAATAGCACTCTCCTGCATGGCCCTGGGCTGCTCTCTACTGACAGTGGGGGTTCTTCTCATCTTTGTGAAGCATCACCACACTCCCATTGTCAAGGCCAACAATCAGGCTCTCACTTATGTCCTGCtcatctctctgatcttcagcttCCTCTGTCCATTGCTCTTCTTTGGCCATCCCAACACAGTCACCTGTGTCCTGCAGCAGAGTACATTTGCAGTTCTGTTCACAGTGGCTCTCTCTACTATCTTCACAAAAACTCTTACTGTGGTTCTGGCCTTCAAAGTCACTGTTCCAGGGAGAATGGTGAGGTGGCTGATGATATCAAGGGCCCCTAATTTCATCATTCCTATCTGCACCCTCCTTCAGCTTGTACTCTGTGGAGTTTGGCTGAGCACCTCTCCTCCCTTTATTGATTCAGATGCTCACTCTGAACATGGGTACATCATCATTGTTTGCAACAAGGGCTCAACTGTGGCCTTCCACTGTGTCCTGGGATACCTCTGCCTCTTGGCACTTGGGAGCTACACTATGGCCTACCTCTCCATGAACCTacctgacacattcaatgaagccaagttcttGACATTTAGCATGCTGATGTTCTTTAGTGTGTGGATCACATTCCTTCCTGTGTATCATAGCACCAAAAGGAAGGTCATGGTGGCCATGGAAATCTTTGCTATCTTGGCTTCCAGTGCAGGCCTCCTGGGCTGCATCTTTGCTCCCAAATGCTACATTATTTTGTTAAGACCAGATAGGAACTCATTGCATTGCATCAAGAACAATGCACATTCTAAGAGAAGATTCCAACCTATAGCTTAA